The following coding sequences are from one Rattus rattus isolate New Zealand chromosome 11, Rrattus_CSIRO_v1, whole genome shotgun sequence window:
- the Sowahb gene encoding ankyrin repeat domain-containing protein SOWAHB, whose product MAGELSQEALLDFLCQAGGRVRNAELLSHFKSFLRDPHVPSGQLQERRELFKGFVNSVAAVRQDPDGTKYVVLKRRYRDLLGEEGLQRPAPTNGQPRSHRRLDPEPQKRPAGAGTRVDVGDDELVGSSSRKAAGPDPGPGDSSSQRTLGPEAAQARGRCAAVGTRGRCCWECQQNGWGQPTEQPLPEDLGDPVAACEKPERAAPARDDLGAPGWLREGAAAERAPESVTPVWAPAAVEAAGSPTSPPALPPYPAPSREPLELFTAGFPNHSTQQLQQQQQRTREWVARYPQAPEAGIQGPIRAWSVLPDNFLQLPSETAFGVSETNSALPEPALSFHSLLPGVPDESSESWPGNPPPTVFRSIRCQLSLQDLDDFVDQESHGSEESSSGPKESPGTPEEGLQTVLRTSSWGELRDPVEDQFVSPNEGSPCLIPRGLRNRGNVPSFRKAPTVAKSLGDHPQETFPAPKFRRSVRRSSRTGRTKSPSSSDEEHLDEDLLKRSRRPPRSRKPSKAGALASPRVDVVLIQKLANANAVTGQPHSSWVPGRDGSAALIPHRPSEHRSPLVPLDAREHEWIVRLASGSWFHVQMLFWEDPQLALYRDFLTGYTALHWIAKHGDLNALQDLVSGARKAGVALDVNVRSSCGYTPLHLAAMHGHQGVIKLLVQRLASRVNIRDCSGKKPWQYLNSNVSGETWKLLGAPRGKPIFPVYSLVQSSSPAKKVKSREVSRTVTRKTSLAALLKTQHNKWKLASQYEKFHTPKDREEYSD is encoded by the coding sequence ATGGCCGGAGAGCTGAGCCAGGAGGCACTGCTGGACTTTCTGTGCCAGGCCGGGGGCCGCGTGCGTAACGCAGAGCTGCTGAGCCACTTCAAGAGCTTCCTGCGCGACCCTCACGTGCCTTCAGGCCAGCTGCAGGAGCGTCGCGAGCTCTTCAAGGGCTTCGTGAACTCGGTGGCCGCAGTGCGCCAGGACCCCGACGGCACCAAGTACGTGGTGCTCAAAAGGAGGTACAGGGACCTGCTGGGGGAGGAGGGCCTGCAGCGACCCGCCCCCACAAACGGACAGCCGCGAAGCCACCGCCGCCTTGACCCGGAGCCGCAGAAGCGGCCGGCAGGTGCGGGGACCCGGGTGGACGTAGGTGACGATGAGTTAGTGGGCAGCAGCTCACGGAAGGCGGCCGGGCCAGATCCTGGCCCGGGGGACAGCTCGAGCCAGAGGACACTGGGACCAGAGGCTGCTCAAGCCAGAGGCAGGTGTGCGGCGGTGGGGACGCGGGGACGCTGCTGCTGGGAGTGCCAGCAGAACGGCTGGGGCCAGCCCACGGAACAGCCGCTGCCCGAAGATCTCGGAGACCCTGTAGCCGCCTGCGAGAAGCCAGAGCGTGCTGCGCCTGCCCGGGATGACCTCGGAGCTCCGGGGTGGCTGCGGGAAGGAGCGGCGGCCGAACGCGCGCCTGAGTCTGTAACGCCTGTCTGGGCTCCGGCCGCCGTCGAGGCTGCTGGCAGCCCGACGTCCCCGCCCGCTCTCCCGCCCTACCCTGCTCCCTCCAGAGAGCCACTGGAGCTGTTTACCGCCGGCTTCCCGAACCATTCAacccagcagctgcagcagcagcagcagcgcacTCGAGAGTGGGTAGCCAGATACCCGCAGGCGCCTGAGGCCGGGATCCAGGGGCCCATTCGCGCCTGGTCGGTGTTGCCAGACAACTTCCTCCAGCTACCTTCAGAAACCGCCTTTGGGGTCTCGGAGACCAACTCGGCGCTGCCTGAACCTGCTCTGtcttttcattctctccttcctgggGTTCCTGACGAGTCCTCAGAATCCTGGCCGGGGAACCCTCCACCCACTGTCTTTCGAAGCATTCGTTGTCAGCTATCCCTCCAGGATCTGGATGACTTTGTGGATCAAGAGAGCCATGGCAGTGAGGAGAGCAGCAGTGGACCCAAAGAATCTCCCGGAACCCCGGAAGAGGGGCTGCAAACTGTCCTGAGAACTTCCTCTTGGGGAGAGCTCAGGGATCCAGTTGAGGATCAGTTTGTATCACCAAACGAAGGCAGTCCCTGCCTGATCCCGCGGGGCCTCCGCAATAGAGGGAATGTGCCCAGTTTTCGGAAGGCCCCAACGGTTGCTAAAAGCCTTGGGGACCACCCCCAGGAGACTTTCCCTGCCCCCAAGTTCCGGAGGTCTGTCAGGAGGAGCTCTAGAACAGGGAGAACCaaatctccctcttcctcagacGAGGAGCATCTTGATGAGGACTTGTTGAAAAGGAGCCGGCGCCCACCTCGGTCCAGGAAACCTTCCAAGGCAGGAGCCCTGGCCAGCCCAAGGGTGGATGTTGTTTTGATACAGAAATTGGCAAATGCTAACGCTGTGACTGGCCAGCCACACTCCTCATGGGTCCCCGGCAGGGATGGATCTGCAGCCTTGATACCCCACAGACCTTCGGAGCACAGGTCACCTCTTGTCCCCTTAGATGCCAGGGAGCATGAGTGGATTGTGAGACTTGCCAGCGGCTCCTGGTTTCACGTGCAGATGTTGTTCTGGGAGGACCCCCAGCTTGCTTTGTACAGAGACTTCCTAACGGGGTACACGGCCTTGCACTGGATAGCAAAGCACGGCGACCTGAACGCCCTTCAGGACTTGGTCTCTGGAGCCCGGAAGGCAGGGGTTGCACTAGATGTAAACGTGAGGTCCAGTTGTGGCTATACCCCACTGCACCTTGCAGCTATGCACGGGCACCAGGGAGTCATCAAATTGCTAGTGCAAAGATTGGCTTCCCGGGTGAACATTCGGGACTGCAGTGGCAAGAAGCCGTGGCAGTATTTGAACAGTAATGTCTCTGGGGAAACGTGGAAGCTCCTGGGTGCACCCCGGGGCAAACCCATCTTCCCTGTCTATTCCTTAGTCCAAAGCTCTTCCCCAGCCAAGAAGGTCAAGAGCCGGGAAGTGTCTAGAACTGTCACCCGGAAGACTTCCTTGGCTGCTTTGCTCAAAACTCAGCACAACAAATGGAAATTGGCCAGCCAATATGAGAAATTCCACACcccaaaagacagagaagagtaTAGTGACTAA